A DNA window from Pseudomonas resinovorans NBRC 106553 contains the following coding sequences:
- a CDS encoding cytochrome P450, which translates to MAKATKSYQCWRITRAYPSKQQYEGPIMTAPLSELPDHVPADLVRHFDLYEPIEGDDDYQTWFTKLQAAGTPDIFWTRHNGGHWVVTRGEDFDHVLKTPETYSSRINVVPRERLMPIVSKPIQLDPPDHTRYRNLLIPAFSPKAVVPLGEKARALTIELIEGSLARGRCEFVSEFARRLPIGIFMDMVALPTADREQLLEWVDEMIRPTQVDSLEAGNQLIRYAFDQLQERRAEPGSDLLSELTRAQVGGNPLQDEELVGMFFLLLLGGLDTVAAMLSFIIRHLASHPEARRELIEHPERIPAAAEELMRRFPISTLVRVVTRDHEYKGINFREGDLVLMQTSAHSVDDRLFNDPLAVDFERKVVFHGTFGSGAHRCIGSMLARVEVRVFLEEWLKRIPEFRLKPGQPLRVEPGMVLAMPRLELEWDITESRP; encoded by the coding sequence ATGGCGAAGGCGACGAAAAGCTATCAATGCTGGCGAATCACGAGGGCTTACCCATCAAAACAACAATACGAGGGACCCATCATGACCGCTCCACTCAGCGAACTCCCGGATCACGTACCCGCCGACCTGGTTCGCCACTTCGACCTCTATGAACCCATCGAGGGAGATGACGATTACCAGACCTGGTTCACCAAACTGCAGGCCGCAGGTACGCCCGACATATTTTGGACCCGGCACAATGGCGGCCACTGGGTAGTGACCCGGGGCGAAGACTTCGATCACGTCCTGAAGACCCCCGAGACCTATTCTTCGCGCATCAACGTGGTGCCGCGCGAGCGGCTCATGCCCATCGTCAGCAAGCCGATCCAGCTGGACCCTCCAGACCATACTCGCTACCGCAACTTGCTTATACCGGCCTTCTCCCCCAAAGCGGTCGTACCCCTGGGCGAAAAAGCGCGGGCGCTAACCATCGAGCTGATCGAAGGATCTCTTGCCCGTGGGCGATGCGAGTTCGTTTCGGAGTTCGCCCGCCGCTTGCCGATCGGCATTTTCATGGACATGGTCGCCCTGCCGACAGCAGATCGCGAGCAGTTGCTGGAGTGGGTGGACGAAATGATCCGTCCAACCCAGGTGGACAGCCTCGAAGCCGGCAACCAACTGATACGGTACGCCTTCGACCAACTTCAGGAGCGTCGCGCCGAACCGGGCAGCGACCTGCTCTCGGAGCTGACCCGAGCCCAAGTGGGCGGCAACCCCCTGCAGGATGAAGAACTGGTGGGCATGTTCTTCCTGCTGCTGCTGGGCGGACTGGACACCGTGGCCGCCATGCTCAGCTTCATCATCCGCCATCTGGCCTCTCATCCCGAGGCGCGCCGCGAGCTGATCGAGCACCCCGAGCGGATTCCCGCTGCAGCAGAGGAACTGATGCGGCGTTTCCCGATTTCCACTCTGGTGCGCGTGGTAACCCGGGATCACGAATACAAGGGCATCAATTTCCGCGAGGGCGACCTGGTACTGATGCAGACCTCCGCCCACAGTGTCGACGATCGCTTGTTCAACGATCCGCTGGCAGTGGACTTCGAACGCAAGGTGGTGTTCCACGGCACTTTTGGTAGCGGCGCTCACCGCTGCATCGGTTCAATGCTGGCGCGCGTCGAGGTCCGCGTGTTCCTTGAAGAGTGGCTCAAGCGCATTCCCGAGTTTCGCCTCAAGCCAGGCCAGCCCTTGAGAGTGGAGCCCGGCATGGTGCTGGCCATGCCGCGTCTTGAGCTCGAGTGGGATATCACCGAAAGCCGCCCCTGA
- a CDS encoding SDR family NAD(P)-dependent oxidoreductase: protein MTPKDIQLDGKVAFITGGSGGIGAGIARNLANFGALVAIADIDVEGGERLVAEIREQGGDALFLQTDVNHTEQINAAVEEAARHFGRLDILVNNAGGVRRRPFLEQTEKSWRKHIDFNLISTLAATQAAARAMVGFGRGGTIINIASSEGLRAAPGFAVYAACKAGMISFTRSMALELAEHNIRVHALAPDMILTPGHAPYFEAAGEAGRAARDRYIPMGRVGSTDELAGVVIFLVSNLATFVTGLTLPVDGGAIASSGWTRSPVSGAWDLYHAPE from the coding sequence ATGACACCCAAAGATATTCAACTCGATGGCAAGGTGGCATTTATCACCGGAGGCTCCGGTGGAATAGGAGCGGGTATCGCCCGCAACCTGGCTAACTTTGGAGCTTTGGTGGCCATCGCCGATATCGATGTGGAAGGCGGCGAACGCCTGGTGGCAGAGATTCGAGAACAGGGCGGGGACGCGCTGTTCTTGCAGACCGATGTCAACCATACCGAGCAGATCAATGCGGCTGTCGAGGAGGCGGCGCGACACTTTGGGCGGCTCGACATTCTCGTGAACAATGCGGGCGGCGTGCGCAGAAGGCCCTTTCTGGAACAGACCGAAAAGAGCTGGCGCAAGCACATCGACTTCAATCTGATCAGCACCCTAGCTGCGACTCAGGCAGCGGCCAGGGCCATGGTCGGCTTCGGCCGCGGCGGCACCATCATCAACATTGCCAGCAGCGAGGGGCTTCGGGCAGCGCCGGGCTTCGCCGTTTATGCGGCCTGCAAGGCAGGGATGATCAGTTTCACCCGCTCCATGGCGCTGGAACTGGCCGAGCACAATATCCGCGTGCATGCCCTGGCTCCGGACATGATCCTCACACCTGGGCATGCGCCCTACTTCGAAGCGGCAGGCGAAGCCGGACGCGCCGCTCGCGACCGGTACATTCCTATGGGGCGTGTCGGCAGTACGGATGAATTGGCGGGAGTGGTGATCTTCCTAGTGTCCAACCTGGCTACTTTCGTCACCGGCCTGACCCTGCCGGTGGACGGCGGTGCCATCGCCTCCAGTGGCTGGACACGTTCGCCGGTGTCCGGGGCCTGGGACCTTTACCACGCACCGGAGTGA
- a CDS encoding 2Fe-2S iron-sulfur cluster-binding protein, producing the protein MPTITFIQHDGGQHRIEAEAGQSLMQAALANLVPGILGDCGGSCSCATCHCYVEGAWAEALPEPVEEERLMLDCALHVLPSSRLACQVVLSEAMDGLMVKLPISQL; encoded by the coding sequence ATGCCGACCATTACCTTCATCCAGCACGATGGCGGGCAGCACCGAATCGAGGCGGAAGCTGGCCAGTCATTGATGCAGGCGGCCCTGGCCAATCTGGTACCGGGAATCCTCGGAGACTGCGGCGGCAGCTGCTCCTGCGCCACCTGTCACTGCTATGTCGAGGGCGCCTGGGCGGAAGCCTTGCCGGAGCCAGTCGAGGAGGAACGGTTGATGCTGGATTGCGCCTTGCACGTACTACCGAGCAGCCGGCTGGCTTGCCAGGTAGTGTTGAGCGAGGCGATGGATGGGCTGATGGTGAAGCTGCCGATATCTCAGCTCTGA